One genomic segment of Vespa crabro chromosome 3, iyVesCrab1.2, whole genome shotgun sequence includes these proteins:
- the LOC124422700 gene encoding transmembrane protein 161B yields MALLGAQLAITIIMVSVIQKLTPHFSLARWMLCSTGLVRYLHPTDQQLRILAGLPKDKHKKGKNVENGKVRDVFHVPRNLDLTLKSAKITVLDVIHLKYYMEYQWLLDFSIYATIVYAMTEVYNYFYPIKNEINLSMLWCTLVLGFAFKVLLSFWIRYFKGEESVGERSTCIVSGFTYLLIAMIVLIIDEKTLEIGLEKAYTSFNHSASLFLDNQGLSSTGPASKIVVKFFLALWCGFIVSLFTFPGLRVSKMHWDALRYYKDRKLLLLIANISFASPLLLICLWVKPISRDYLTVRIFTGMNGPLMTAATFESMRLIVIILVLLLKIILMPMYLQSYLNLAVSRLESQKKEAGRITNVELQRKIAAVFYYLCVVALQFIVPIIMCLFFTFMYKTLGNYTWEGIIKGTLVEECPVDEPTKFVQNINMEANKTTVARTAKEIQRTFGSLKQIFTIDVYRGLLGLATWWTCFALFATTAMGMFYQSYFITM; encoded by the exons atG GCTCTGTTAGGTGCACAACtcgctattactattattatggtcaGTGTCATTCAAAAATTAACTCCACATTTTTCATTAGCAAGATGGATGTTATGTTCCACCGG ATTGGTTCGATATTTACATCCAACGGACCAGCAACTTAGAATCCTTGCTGGTTTACCTAAAGACAAACATAAAAAGGgtaaaaatgtagaaaatggTAAGGTGAGAGATGTATTTCATGTCCCTAGAAATTTGGATCTTACATTGAAAAGTGCTAAGATTACGGTATTAGATGTAATACATTTAAAGTATTACATGGAATATCAATGGTTAttagatttttctatttatgcTACAATCGTATATGCAATGACAGAG gtatataattatttctatccaattaaaaatgaaatcaatttaAGCATGCTTTGGTGCACGTTGGTATTGGGCTTTGCATT taaggtattactttcattttgGATACGATATTTCAAGGGAGAAGAAAGCGTTGGTGAAAGATCTACGTGCATTGTTTCTGGATTTACATATCTTCTAATAGCTATGATTGTGCTAATTATAGATGAAAAAACTCTTGAGATTGGACTGGAGAAAGCATACACGAGCTTTAACCACAGCGCCTCCTTGTTTTTAGACAATCAAGGCCTTTCTTCTAC GGGTCCTGCATCAAAAATTGTTGTAAAGTTCTTCCTTGCTCTATGGTGTGGATTTATTGTATCTCTTTTCACTTTCCCAGGTTTAAGAGTATCAAAAATGCATTGGGATGCATTGAg atattaCAAAGATAGAAAACTTTTGCTGCTAATAGCAAATATAAGTTTTGCTTCACCACTTCTGTTAATTTGTCTATGGGTTAAACCAATAAGCAGAGACTATCTTACTGTTCGAATTTTTACAGGAATGAATGGCCCACT AATGACTGCTGCAACTTTCGAAAGCATgagattaatagtaataattcttgtacttttattaaaaataattttaatgccAATGTATTTGCAATCCTATTTAAATTTGGCTGTATCAAGGTTAGAGAgtcagaaaaaagaagcaggCAGGATAACCAATGTTGAATTGCAAAGAAAG ATTGCAGCTGTGTTTTATTACTTGTGCGTTGTAGCATTGCAGTTCATTGTTCCAATTATTAtgtgtttattttttacatttatgtatAAGACACTtg gTAATTATACATGGGaaggtattattaaaggtaCGTTGGTTGAAGAATGTCCAGTTGATGAACCAACTAAATTTGTACAAAATATCAACATGGAAGCTAACAAAACGACTGTTGCACGAACTGCCAAAGAAATTCAACGTACATTTGGTTCATTAAAAcag ATATTTACTATCGATGTATACAGAGGTTTGTTAGGATTAGCAACGTGGTGGACTTGCTTTGCGCTGTTTGCTACCACAGCTATGGGAATGTTTTATCAATCATACTTTATAACCATGTAA
- the LOC124422701 gene encoding probable basic-leucine zipper transcription factor P, with protein MKYHVSINYDSQIVRYRYPGESVFVYLKLYTLNATHVLFRPLPWYITPHDITFHSNIVSIFVTVKIGVFFFNFDIAMWKYTILCSLLCSLVAMEAPVQGGIKPTNVLGGPEQHASFSFVRPGLTQTSFSFGGPSSYQSFSSSIGNPQLAQRVLPSLAQALAYKNPGLGFFPFGPVSHGYATASIAPGLSASGPAPLPYQAQFDQGAALAYLQQLQQLQQLQQLQQAQVQNYPNVVYQGQLGQLLALRQAQAQAQTQTQAQAQTQTQAQQVQTQQLPEQIQLQQEHVQQQQQHQSQNLLGVAYSSAPSVAHVKVSGNGYKFDF; from the exons atgaagTATCATGTATCGATCAATTACGATTCACAGATTGTTCGATATCGGTATCCAGGTGAAAGTGTCTttgtatatttgaaattatatactttGAATGCTACTCACGTTTTATTTCGACCGCTTCCGTGGTATATAACTCCCCACGATATAACTTTTCATTCAAATATTGTCTCGATTTTTGTTACTGTCAAGATCGgcgtcttcttctttaactTTGATATCGCGATGTGG AAATATACAATACTCTGTAGCTTATTATGCAGCTTGGTAGCAATGGAAGCACCTGTGCAAGGTGGTATAAAGCCTACAAACGTTTTGGGTGGACCGGAACAACACGCTTCTTTTAGTTTTGTCAGGCCAGGATTAACTCAAACATCATTTTCCTTCGGTGGTCCGAGCTCTTATCAATCCTTTAGTTCGAGTATTGGAAATCCTCAATTAGCTCAAAGAGTATTGCCGAGTCTGGCACAGGCTCTTGCTTACAAAAATCCTGGTTTGG GCTTTTTTCCGTTTGGACCTGTCTCTCATGGTTATGCAACTGCATCAATAGCCCCAGGTCTTTCTGCCTCTGGTCCTGCACCTTTACCGTATCAAGCACAATTTGATCAGGGAGCTGCATTGGCGTATCTTCAACAATTGCAACAATTGCAACAATtgcaacaattacaacaagcGCAAGTACAAAATTATCCGAATGTCGTTTATCAAGGACAATTGGGACAGCTTCTTGCTCTCAGGCAAGCTCAGGCGCAAGCGCAAACTCAAACTCAAGCTCAAGCTCAAACTCAAACTCAAGCGCAACAGGTCCAAACGCAACAG CTCCCGGAGCAAATTCAACTTCAGCAAGAACATgtacaacaacagcaacaacatcaATCGCAAAACTTATTGGGGGTTGCTTATTCGTCGGCACCTTCTGTAGCACACGTCAAGGTCAGCGGAAATGGATACAAATTCGATTTTTAA
- the LOC124422702 gene encoding pupal cuticle protein G1A-like: MAFKLIALSALLAIAHAGGPAAYDIATASADLSSIGYSQESTQKGYAGQNVVSSYSRAEDSAHSSVRVSNSHVTNDALTYAAAPAAVIAKPAYTAATYAAPVVTKAALAPATYTTYTSHAAPATYTTYAAHATPVLAKTAYAAAPAYGYTAHAAPVLASQLHTTAPIYSYAAHSAPVVTKTAYGTSAYGYTSPLVAKTTYAAAPLVTKAAVTAPAVVAKATYAAPAYAATTYGYAAHATPVLAKATYSAPVAHVAATPVLAKTAHVEPAYGYAAEYAAPVVHATFTGLGTSYAW; the protein is encoded by the exons ATGGCATTCAAG TTAATCGCTCTCTCAGCTCTCTTGGCGATAGCCCATGCTGGCGGACCAGCCGCATACGACATCGCCACGGCATCGGCTGATCTTAGTAGCATAGGCTACAGCCAGGAATCTACGCAGAAGGGCTATGCAGGACAGAATGTCGTGTCGAGTTACTCGAGGGCTGAAGACTCCGCACACTCTTCGGTACGCGTCAGTAACAGCCACGTTACCAACGATGCTTTGACTTATgcagcagcaccagcagcagTGATCGCTAAGCCAGCTTATACCGCGGCTACTTATGCTGCTCCTGTAGTGACCAAAGCCGCACTTGCACCAGCGACTTATACGACTTATACCTCGCACGCTGCACCAGCGACTTATACGACTTATGCCGCACATGCTACTCCTGTATTGGCTAAGACAGCTTATGCTGCTGCTCCAGCTTATGGATATACTGCCCATGCTGCCCCAGTATTGGCTTCGCAGCTCCATACTACAGCTCCAATCTACAGCTACGCTGCTCATTCTGCTCCTGTCGTCACCAAAACTGCCTACGGCACCTCTGCCTACGGATATACCTCACCACTTGTAGCTAAGACTACCTATGCAGCTGCTCCTCTTGTAACAAAAGCAGCCGTAACTGCCCCAGCTGTAGTCGCTAAGGCTACTTATGCCGCACCAGCCTACGCAGCAACCACTTACGGATACGCCGCACACGCTACTCCAGTCCTTGCCAAGGCTACTTACTCTGCTCCTGTTGCTCACGTCGCCGCTACCCCTGTTCTCGCCAAAACTGCACATGTTGAACCTGCCTACGGTTATGCTGCTGAATACGCCGCCCCCGTCGTACATGCCACCTTCACCGGATTAGGCACCAGCTATGCTTGGTAA
- the LOC124422704 gene encoding nucleolar protein 16, whose product MTKIKKVKRRKKYRVNVNRKRLRNKLQKLPTIECDTIKQEWEISKSTRTNLNEMGLAYDPNEVLPIPNVKRDLLEEAKQKFMLSDLQNDSEADDVDMKNKPAKIHVAQALEIDAKTPRERMFRLPNGQVHFITYLLDKYGEDYKAMARDKKNYYQLTWKQIRAKIKTFKGIPEQYNEYLSKKNAT is encoded by the exons atgacgaaaattaaaaaagtaaagcGAAGAAAGAAGTATCGTGTGAATGTAAATCGAAAAAGACTACGAAATAAGTTACAAAAGCTACCCACGATAGAATG tgaTACAATAAAACAAGAATGGGAAATTTCTAAATCTACACGTACTAATCTGAATGAGATGGGTTTAGCATATGATCCAAATGAAGTATTGCCGATTCCTAATGTAAAACGGGATTTATTAGAAGAAGCTAAGCAAAAATTTATGTTAAGTGATTTACAAAATGATAGTGAAGCCGATGACGTAGATATGAAAAACAAACCAGCTAAAATTCATGTAGCTCAAGCTTTAGAAATTGATGCTAAAACACCTAGGGAAAGAATGTTTCGATTACCTAATGGTCAAGTACATTTTATCACTTATTTATTAGACAAATATGGTGAAGATTATAAG GCTATGGCACGcgataagaagaattattatcAGTTAACTTGGAAACAAATTCGtgctaaaataaaaacttttaaagGCATTCCAGAACAATATAACGAATATTTATCTAAGAAAAATGCAACATAA
- the LOC124422703 gene encoding ADP-ribosylation factor-like protein 3: protein MFSNERRTFFWVGCACVGAYVAYRYWKKRELKSIDEGFDEVTKIDDSYERRVLLLGLDGAGKTSLMNQMCIINGQPEPYKAPPLPTQGFTVYRLESGYYTYNVWEIGGAENDRKYWSTFLQDTDLLIFMVDASDTSKLSLAVSTLKQLLGDSRMDTVPILVIANKQDASNALRPDQVKEALDLQSISPHKHKVEVIGCQTRPLPDLHSGATEYTWYHLSVNAIRKKVFSMATS, encoded by the exons atgttttcTAATGAACGTAGAACGTTTTTTTGGGTTGGTTGTGCATGTGTCGGAGCTTATGTTGCTTACCgatattggaaaaaaagagaactgaAGTCGATCGACGAAGGTTTCGATGAAGTTACTAAG ATCGATGACAGTTATGAAAGAAGGGTACTGTTACTTGGTTTAGATGGTGCAGGTAAAACCTCTCTGATGAATCAAATGTGTATCATCAATGGCCAACCAGAACCTTATAAAGCTCCTCCACTACCTACTCAAGGTTTTACTGTATATAGATTAGAAAGtggatattatacatataatgtttGGGAAA TTGGAGGTGCTGAAAATGATAGAAAGTATTGGTCTACCTTCTTACAAGACACTGATCTCTTGATATTTATGGTAGATGCATCTGACACAAGTAAATTATCTCTTGCTGTTTCAACGCTTAAGCAATTATTAGGAGATTCACGAATGGATACTGTACCAATATTAGTTATTGCCAATAAACAG gATGCTTCTAATGCACTAAGACCTGATCAAGTAAAAGAAGCTTTAGATTTACAAAGTATTTCTCCACACAAACATAAAGTAGAGGTGATTGGGTGTCAAACGAGGCCTTTACCTGATTTACACTCAGGAGCTACAGAATATACCTGGTATCATTTGTCTGTAAATGCtattagaaagaaagtatTTTCTATGGCTACttcttaa